In Sulfuricurvum sp. IAE1, one DNA window encodes the following:
- the pheS gene encoding phenylalanine--tRNA ligase subunit alpha codes for MQEWYDAIKSADTIDKIEEIRIAVFGKKGVMNAEFARMKDLSDAEKGAFAKELNVHKEALNALLLDRKLFLAMEHLEATMKAEAIDVSLYSPSSERGSLHPVMETMDRIVEYFLSMNFAVQTGPMVEDDFHNFEALNLPKYHPARDMQDTFYFKDSMLLRTHTSPVQIRTMLSQKPPIRMIAPGAVFRRDYDLTHTPMFHQVEGLVVEEAGKVSFANLKFILEDFLKTMFGDVEVRFRPSFFPFTEPSAEVDISCIFCGGEGCRVCSKTGWLEVLGCGIVDPNVFKAVGYENVSGYAFGLGVERFAMLIHRIGDLRSLFEGDTRLLEQFR; via the coding sequence TTGCAAGAGTGGTACGACGCGATAAAATCGGCCGATACGATTGACAAAATCGAAGAGATTCGGATTGCCGTTTTCGGTAAAAAAGGGGTAATGAACGCCGAGTTCGCCCGGATGAAAGACCTGAGCGATGCGGAAAAAGGCGCTTTCGCCAAAGAACTGAACGTTCATAAAGAAGCGCTGAACGCGCTGTTGCTGGATCGCAAACTCTTTTTGGCGATGGAACACCTCGAAGCGACGATGAAAGCCGAAGCCATCGACGTAAGCCTCTACTCGCCTTCGAGCGAGCGCGGTTCGCTTCACCCCGTTATGGAGACGATGGACCGGATTGTCGAGTATTTTTTGTCGATGAACTTTGCGGTTCAGACCGGGCCGATGGTGGAAGACGACTTCCACAATTTCGAAGCCCTGAATCTTCCCAAATACCACCCCGCGCGCGACATGCAGGATACGTTTTACTTCAAGGATTCGATGCTGCTGCGTACCCATACCTCTCCGGTACAGATTCGGACGATGCTCTCGCAAAAACCGCCCATCCGGATGATTGCCCCGGGCGCCGTTTTCCGCCGTGACTACGATTTGACCCACACACCGATGTTCCACCAGGTCGAAGGGCTGGTCGTCGAGGAGGCGGGAAAAGTGTCGTTTGCGAACCTCAAATTCATCCTCGAAGACTTTCTCAAAACGATGTTCGGAGACGTCGAGGTTCGTTTCCGTCCGAGCTTTTTTCCGTTCACCGAGCCTTCCGCCGAAGTGGATATCAGCTGTATTTTCTGCGGCGGGGAAGGGTGCCGCGTCTGTTCGAAAACAGGATGGCTTGAAGTCCTCGGATGCGGTATCGTTGATCCGAACGTCTTTAAGGCGGTCGGTTACGAAAACGTCAGCGGATACGCCTTCGGCCTCGGGGTCGAGCGGTTCGCGATGCTGATCCACCGGATCGGCGATTTGCGGTCCCTTTTTGAAGGAGATACGAGACTATTGGAGCAGTTTAGATGA
- a CDS encoding histidine triad nucleotide-binding protein, whose protein sequence is MCIFCKIVAKEIPSNAVAENEEFYAFHDINPKAPVHVLVIPKAHFDSFKEIPGDVMGRMSTFMQETAKTLGIDESGYRIISNIGEDGGQEVKHLHFHLLGGAKLKWGHFADADPKDFI, encoded by the coding sequence ATGTGCATTTTTTGCAAAATCGTGGCAAAAGAGATCCCTTCGAATGCCGTCGCCGAAAACGAAGAGTTCTATGCGTTTCACGATATCAATCCCAAAGCGCCGGTCCATGTACTGGTGATCCCCAAGGCCCACTTTGACAGTTTCAAAGAGATCCCCGGCGATGTAATGGGACGGATGAGCACGTTTATGCAAGAAACCGCCAAAACACTCGGCATCGACGAAAGCGGTTACCGCATCATCAGCAACATCGGCGAGGACGGCGGACAGGAAGTCAAACACCTCCATTTCCATCTCCTCGGCGGCGCCAAGCTCAAATGGGGCCATTTCGCCGACGCCGATCCCAAAGATTTTATCTGA